A genomic segment from uncultured Marinifilum sp. encodes:
- the clpB gene encoding ATP-dependent chaperone ClpB: MNFNNFTIKSQQAIEKAFQIAQGNHQQAIETGHLLKGIVSEGENVVGFLMNKLGVHVQNFTLVLDKILESYPKVSGGEPFLSRDASAVLQSATDVSKKMGDQFVSIEHILLAFLKGKDQIAQLFKDNGVNEKDLSAAIKDLRKGAKVDSQTAEDTFNSLKRFAVDLNERARNGKLDPVIGRDEEIRRILQILSRRTKNNPILIGEPGVGKTAIAEGLAHRIVKGDVPDNLKSKQLYSLDMGALIAGAKYKGEFEERLKSVVKEVVESNGEVVLFIDEIHTLVGAGKSEGAMDAANILKPALARGDLRAIGATTLNEYQKYFEKDKALERRFQKVIVDEPDTLSAISILRGLKERYENHHKVQIKDEAIISAVELSQRYISDRFLPDKAIDLIDEAAAKLRLEMNSLPEELDEIERKIKQLEIEKLAIEREGDAKKKEDLAREIAELNDERLKYRAKWEAEREVINGIQKHKEELESLKYEAEKAEREGNYGRVAEIRYGKLKEVEQEIEDLNEKLKQNQNSDALIKEVVSNDDIAEVVSRWTGIPVNRMLKSERQKLLSLETELHKRVVGQQEAITAVADAVRRSRAGLQDSKRPIGSFIFLGTTGVGKTELAKALAEFLFDDENQMTRIDMSEYQERHSVSRLIGAPPGYVGYDEGGQLTESVRRKPYSVVLLDEIEKAHPDVFNILLQVLDDGRLTDNKGRVVDFKNTIIIMTSNVGSQLIQEKIERLTPENRGELLWQVREEVLTLLKKSIRPEFLNRIDESIVFTPLERDEVKQIVKLQFNIIQEMLLKSDIQINLSELAIDYLGNLGFDPQFGARPIKRVLQKQVLNELSKQILAEKIIAKQNILIDVMSEKLVFKNV; this comes from the coding sequence ATGAACTTTAACAATTTCACAATTAAATCGCAGCAAGCAATCGAAAAAGCATTTCAGATTGCTCAGGGAAATCATCAGCAGGCAATAGAAACAGGTCATTTACTAAAAGGAATTGTTTCGGAAGGTGAGAATGTTGTTGGTTTTTTAATGAATAAATTAGGTGTACATGTTCAGAATTTCACCTTAGTCTTAGATAAGATACTAGAATCTTATCCTAAAGTGAGCGGGGGAGAGCCATTTTTGTCCAGAGATGCAAGTGCAGTATTACAATCGGCTACTGATGTGTCAAAAAAAATGGGAGACCAGTTTGTTTCTATTGAGCATATTTTACTGGCATTTTTGAAAGGAAAGGATCAGATTGCTCAATTGTTTAAAGATAATGGAGTAAACGAAAAAGATTTAAGCGCAGCAATAAAGGATTTACGGAAAGGAGCCAAAGTTGATTCTCAAACAGCAGAAGATACTTTCAATTCACTAAAACGTTTTGCAGTAGATCTAAACGAAAGAGCACGTAATGGAAAATTAGATCCTGTTATTGGTAGAGATGAGGAAATTCGTAGAATTCTGCAGATTCTTTCCCGACGTACAAAGAATAATCCAATATTAATTGGAGAACCCGGAGTTGGAAAAACTGCTATTGCCGAAGGTTTGGCTCATAGAATTGTAAAAGGCGATGTTCCCGATAATCTAAAAAGCAAGCAATTGTATTCTTTAGATATGGGTGCATTAATTGCAGGTGCAAAATATAAAGGAGAATTCGAAGAGCGATTAAAATCGGTAGTGAAAGAAGTTGTAGAATCTAATGGCGAAGTAGTACTCTTTATCGATGAAATTCACACTTTGGTGGGAGCCGGAAAAAGCGAAGGAGCAATGGATGCTGCCAATATTTTAAAACCAGCTTTGGCGCGTGGTGATTTACGTGCTATTGGTGCCACAACATTAAACGAATATCAGAAATATTTCGAGAAAGATAAAGCCCTGGAGCGTCGATTTCAGAAAGTAATAGTAGACGAACCTGATACATTAAGTGCCATTTCTATACTTCGGGGATTAAAAGAGAGGTATGAAAATCATCATAAAGTACAAATTAAAGATGAGGCAATTATTTCAGCAGTTGAGCTATCACAAAGATATATTTCAGACCGTTTTTTGCCCGATAAAGCAATTGATCTAATTGATGAAGCAGCTGCCAAATTACGTTTAGAAATGAATTCTCTTCCCGAAGAGCTAGATGAGATTGAGCGTAAAATAAAACAATTGGAAATTGAAAAGCTAGCTATCGAAAGGGAAGGCGATGCTAAAAAGAAAGAAGATTTGGCTCGCGAAATTGCCGAATTAAACGACGAGCGATTAAAATATCGCGCCAAATGGGAGGCCGAACGGGAAGTAATAAATGGAATTCAAAAGCATAAAGAAGAGCTGGAATCGCTTAAATATGAGGCCGAAAAAGCCGAGCGTGAAGGCAATTATGGAAGAGTTGCCGAAATTAGGTATGGAAAATTAAAAGAAGTTGAACAAGAAATTGAAGATTTAAACGAAAAGTTAAAACAAAATCAGAATTCGGATGCTTTAATTAAAGAGGTGGTAAGCAATGATGATATTGCAGAAGTAGTTTCGAGATGGACAGGAATTCCTGTTAACCGAATGCTAAAAAGTGAGCGACAGAAACTACTCTCTCTGGAAACAGAATTACACAAACGTGTGGTTGGCCAGCAAGAAGCCATTACAGCTGTTGCCGATGCAGTAAGAAGGAGCAGAGCCGGATTACAGGATAGTAAGCGACCCATTGGTTCTTTTATATTTCTGGGGACAACCGGTGTTGGAAAAACAGAACTGGCCAAAGCATTGGCCGAGTTTCTGTTCGACGATGAAAATCAAATGACCCGTATCGATATGTCGGAATATCAGGAAAGGCACTCGGTATCTAGGTTAATTGGGGCTCCTCCGGGATATGTGGGCTACGATGAAGGTGGACAGCTTACCGAATCGGTTCGCCGTAAACCTTATTCTGTTGTCTTATTAGATGAAATTGAAAAAGCGCATCCCGATGTTTTCAATATTCTGCTTCAGGTTTTAGATGATGGCAGATTAACCGACAATAAAGGTCGGGTGGTCGATTTTAAAAATACAATTATTATTATGACCTCAAATGTTGGTTCTCAGTTAATTCAGGAGAAAATTGAACGGCTTACTCCTGAAAATAGAGGCGAATTACTTTGGCAAGTCCGAGAAGAAGTTCTTACTTTATTAAAAAAGAGCATACGTCCCGAATTTTTAAATAGAATTGATGAGAGTATTGTATTTACACCTTTAGAGCGCGACGAGGTAAAGCAAATTGTAAAGCTTCAATTTAATATTATTCAGGAAATGCTTCTAAAAAGCGATATACAAATTAATTTGAGCGAATTAGCCATTGATTATCTCGGCAATTTAGGTTTCGATCCGCAATTCGGAGCCAGACCAATAAAGCGTGTTCTGCAAAAACAGGTGTTAAATGAATTGTCGAAGCAGATATTAGCCGAAAAAATTATTGCCAAGCAGAATATATTAATAGATGTTATGAGCGAAAAACTTGTATTTAAAAATGTATAA
- a CDS encoding peroxiredoxin-like family protein yields the protein MKNLLVIATLLISSLSYSQNEKSSILVGEKAPMFTATDQNGEIVISKEILKSKQVILVFYRGQWCPLCNKHLAHLQDNIEKFKKAGARLIAISPEIPVSIDKTIQKTNAEYSIIHDTDSKIMKQYGVDFVLEKKLIEKYKEYGIDLTVSNGNNDQTLPVPATYVIGKDSKVKYVQYDPDYKNRSNAKEILKHL from the coding sequence ATGAAAAATTTATTAGTAATCGCAACATTATTAATCAGTTCCCTAAGTTATAGTCAAAATGAAAAAAGCAGCATTTTAGTAGGTGAAAAAGCACCTATGTTTACTGCAACAGATCAGAATGGAGAAATAGTAATAAGTAAAGAAATTCTTAAGAGTAAGCAAGTAATACTTGTATTTTATCGCGGACAATGGTGTCCATTATGCAACAAGCATTTAGCTCACTTACAGGACAATATAGAGAAGTTTAAAAAAGCTGGTGCTCGTTTAATTGCTATATCCCCAGAAATTCCTGTAAGTATTGATAAAACAATTCAGAAAACAAATGCAGAATACTCTATTATTCACGATACAGATTCTAAAATAATGAAACAGTATGGTGTTGACTTTGTATTAGAAAAAAAATTGATAGAAAAATACAAGGAGTATGGAATTGATCTTACTGTTTCTAATGGCAATAATGATCAGACACTTCCTGTGCCAGCAACTTATGTTATTGGAAAAGATAGTAAAGTAAAATATGTACAATACGATCCGGATTATAAAAACAGATCGAATGCAAAAGAAATATTAAAACATTTATAA
- a CDS encoding AraC family transcriptional regulator — MKFNIESFFADPKDVFHLARVTLRSKVDIQMHTHNYAEVFWIEEGEGYHLINGEKVKVFPGYFCMIRPDDTHAFMAKSAAKGLTITNLAFCSSTLKYFRERYFSNSNLYFWSNSHLPFTYRIPKEELSLLSTKADHVINQTKNNIHLDRLLLFIFEIIEPANEIYDREMPYWLQSALEKYNSPAVFKKGVDGFLLLANKSLDHCNRILKKHKGKTLTETINEAKIKYAAKLLVMTDASVKTIAFDCGYSNIGYFYRVFKAHFKMSPKNYRVHNKRII; from the coding sequence GTGAAATTTAATATTGAATCATTTTTTGCAGACCCTAAAGATGTTTTTCATTTGGCACGTGTTACTTTACGCTCCAAAGTAGATATTCAAATGCATACTCATAATTATGCCGAGGTTTTTTGGATTGAAGAAGGAGAAGGGTATCACTTAATAAATGGAGAAAAAGTAAAAGTATTTCCAGGCTATTTTTGCATGATACGGCCTGATGATACTCACGCTTTTATGGCAAAATCGGCTGCTAAAGGATTAACAATAACAAATTTGGCTTTTTGCAGTAGTACTTTAAAATATTTTAGAGAACGATATTTTTCTAATAGTAACCTATATTTTTGGAGCAATAGTCATTTGCCATTTACTTATCGCATACCAAAAGAAGAACTCAGTCTTTTAAGTACCAAGGCCGATCATGTTATTAATCAAACAAAAAATAACATTCATTTAGACAGGTTACTCTTATTTATTTTTGAAATAATTGAACCTGCCAATGAAATTTATGATCGCGAAATGCCATATTGGCTTCAGTCAGCTCTGGAAAAATATAATTCGCCAGCAGTATTCAAAAAAGGTGTCGATGGTTTTTTATTATTAGCCAATAAGTCTCTTGATCATTGTAACCGAATCTTAAAAAAACACAAAGGAAAAACGCTTACCGAAACAATAAATGAAGCAAAAATTAAATATGCAGCCAAATTATTAGTAATGACCGATGCATCGGTTAAAACAATTGCTTTTGATTGTGGATACAGCAATATAGGTTATTTTTATCGTGTGTTTAAAGCCCATTTTAAAATGTCACCTAAGAATTATAGGGTGCATAATAAGCGAATTATATAA
- a CDS encoding glycoside hydrolase family 47 protein yields MKKLNYLLLVFAITFVACQPKQAKKEEVKINPLAKEVKKEFVRSWDAYKKYAWGHDVLLPISKSHQDWYEESLHISPIDAYSTMKVMGLDEQAKEVENYLIDSISWEKDLYVKTFEVNIRIMGGLLAMYEYNPDARILEKAEDFGKRMLKAFDSPTGIPYYWVNLKTGETKGTTVNLAEAASYMFELGILSYYTGNPVYYQTAKKANLAIWERRSDINLVADQINVETGEWLNDHSHICAGADSYYEYLYKSMSLFGDKDSQKMWNESIAAINKYVADETDETLWYGRVNMNTGERNCIDPHSGSQFASIVTLYDAFFQSILALDGDLRRAEKTQDTWNGLWNKYGLEPMIYDYKQGEPTYPVYDLNPEIIESAYYLYYITGKQKYFDMVDKYWSDIKKYCRTDVAFSSVEDVRTMEKKDYMPTFFFAETMKYLYLTFTEDTGVFNLDDYVFNTEAHPFAKKSFDPEKVKKNLGLE; encoded by the coding sequence ATGAAGAAACTAAATTATTTGTTACTCGTTTTTGCAATTACTTTTGTAGCATGTCAGCCTAAGCAAGCAAAAAAAGAAGAAGTAAAAATAAATCCTCTGGCTAAAGAGGTAAAAAAAGAATTTGTAAGATCCTGGGATGCATATAAAAAGTATGCATGGGGACACGATGTATTATTGCCAATTTCTAAATCGCATCAGGATTGGTACGAAGAATCATTACACATTTCACCAATTGATGCCTATAGCACCATGAAAGTAATGGGACTGGATGAGCAGGCAAAAGAGGTTGAGAATTATTTAATAGATAGTATTAGCTGGGAGAAGGATTTGTATGTGAAAACATTTGAAGTAAACATCCGAATTATGGGTGGATTGTTGGCAATGTATGAATACAATCCAGATGCAAGAATACTCGAAAAAGCCGAAGATTTTGGTAAAAGAATGTTAAAGGCTTTCGATTCTCCAACGGGAATTCCATATTACTGGGTGAACCTGAAAACTGGTGAAACCAAAGGGACTACAGTAAACTTAGCCGAAGCTGCTTCGTATATGTTCGAGTTGGGAATATTGAGTTACTACACTGGAAATCCTGTTTATTATCAAACAGCTAAAAAGGCGAATTTGGCAATTTGGGAACGCCGATCTGATATAAATCTTGTTGCCGATCAAATTAATGTAGAAACAGGTGAGTGGTTAAACGATCATTCTCATATTTGTGCAGGAGCCGATTCTTATTATGAATATTTGTATAAAAGTATGTCCTTGTTTGGCGATAAAGATTCTCAGAAGATGTGGAATGAGAGTATTGCAGCGATCAACAAATATGTGGCTGATGAAACTGATGAAACGCTTTGGTATGGTCGTGTAAATATGAATACCGGAGAACGCAATTGTATCGATCCACATTCGGGAAGCCAATTTGCAAGTATTGTTACTTTGTACGATGCATTCTTCCAGTCGATTCTTGCTTTAGATGGTGATTTACGAAGAGCAGAAAAAACTCAGGATACCTGGAATGGTCTTTGGAACAAGTATGGTTTGGAGCCTATGATTTATGATTACAAGCAAGGAGAACCTACTTATCCGGTTTACGATTTAAATCCTGAAATTATTGAGTCGGCTTACTATTTATATTACATTACCGGCAAGCAGAAGTATTTTGATATGGTAGATAAATATTGGTCAGATATTAAAAAATACTGTAGAACAGATGTGGCCTTTTCATCAGTCGAAGATGTAAGAACCATGGAGAAAAAGGATTATATGCCTACTTTCTTTTTTGCAGAGACAATGAAATATTTATATTTAACTTTTACTGAGGATACAGGAGTTTTCAACTTAGACGACTATGTGTTTAATACCGAAGCTCATCCTTTTGCAAAGAAATCTTTCGATCCAGAAAAAGTGAAGAAAAATCTTGGATTAGAATAA
- a CDS encoding GH92 family glycosyl hydrolase has protein sequence MKTINILVLFALIIGLNACEEKQELIQYVDPMIGTDGHAHTFPGATLPFGMVQVSPSNDFKAWDWCSGYHYSDSILKGFAHTHISGAGLAGLGDILLMPTAGKAKIKAGSEEDPDSGFCSRFSHDTEVASAAYYSVILDDYDVKVELTCTPRVGFHRYTFNKEGNGNVIVDPTHNIMENVEATEIELLSDTEIRGWKHCNGEAGNRKVYFYANFSKPFVNSGVAVNDQIQKSVKVATDKNVKAFVSFDLEKGESINVKVAISHVSYEGALANYKAEAEGKSFKQVLSEAKKLWEEKMNKFHIETGKISDKRNFYTALYHSMISPNLISDVTGEYIVEGKKYDSKIDQYSNFSTWDTYRAVHPLMAIVEQKKTADFVNSLSSRFTHSKVGLPVWECLGHDNVCMIGYSTVSVMSDAIMKDIAGIDTQSAYDAMRAASFNLEKHSNSYDVNGMNYYIDMDFVPGEIGSSVSKTTEYNYYDWCLSQVAQKLGRLDDIYMYMQRSKGYRNLFDEKTGYLLPKLQNGKLVSVDKSKWDALVHNYVSGNIWGYSSYVPHDMGYLMQLHGGKEQFASWLDAIFADNSEIGGSQHVDISGFIGKYGHGDEPSHQMPYLYVYAGQASKTQKLVRDILSRFYHDNPAGLDNNDDLGQMSSWYIFGSLGFYPVCPGSNQYQIGSPAYKKASINLENGNTFNVIANNNSDKNVYIQSAKLNGKEYTRPFITYNQISNGGKLVFEMGSKPNKTWGNAEADLIEILGTKSIGEYKLQEEKQVLMPYTKDKTFSFEANKKLELICGTSGAEIRYTTDGSEPDLNSKKYRKPIYINKDVSIKAKAYKKGLKESAVAQVNYLKGIPYNAKTAYPKVSVEGNDIGYGNKSGVQLIDGGFGSTTYNDGFWTGVDLKDLNVGIDLGRLRSISKVKPGVLIYPGAWIFNPKDIEVYVSNDQKNYRLVKTFAMESPKDERRFIVRPSINFSPVNARYLKVKFKNGPIPDWHMAGGRKHWIFVDEILIN, from the coding sequence ATGAAAACAATAAATATACTAGTATTATTTGCATTGATTATTGGATTAAATGCCTGTGAAGAAAAGCAAGAGCTTATTCAATATGTCGATCCTATGATTGGAACAGATGGACATGCTCACACTTTTCCGGGAGCTACTTTGCCTTTTGGAATGGTACAAGTAAGCCCAAGTAACGATTTTAAAGCTTGGGATTGGTGCTCGGGATATCATTACAGCGATTCCATTTTAAAAGGATTTGCACATACCCATATTAGTGGTGCCGGTTTGGCTGGTTTGGGAGATATTTTGTTAATGCCCACCGCTGGGAAAGCAAAAATAAAGGCTGGTAGCGAAGAAGATCCCGATAGTGGTTTTTGTTCTCGTTTTTCTCACGATACTGAGGTAGCATCGGCAGCCTATTATTCGGTTATTTTAGATGATTATGATGTAAAAGTTGAGTTAACGTGTACTCCACGAGTTGGTTTTCACCGATATACTTTTAACAAAGAAGGAAATGGAAATGTGATTGTCGATCCTACTCATAATATCATGGAAAATGTTGAAGCTACAGAAATTGAGCTTTTATCCGATACAGAGATTAGGGGTTGGAAACATTGCAACGGAGAAGCTGGGAACAGAAAGGTTTACTTCTATGCAAATTTTTCAAAACCTTTTGTAAATAGTGGTGTTGCTGTAAATGATCAAATTCAGAAATCTGTAAAAGTAGCTACCGATAAAAATGTTAAGGCTTTTGTGAGTTTCGATCTCGAAAAAGGAGAAAGTATCAATGTGAAAGTTGCTATTTCGCACGTAAGTTATGAAGGTGCTTTGGCAAATTATAAAGCCGAAGCCGAAGGCAAATCATTTAAACAGGTTTTGTCGGAAGCAAAAAAGCTTTGGGAAGAAAAAATGAATAAGTTTCATATCGAAACAGGAAAAATATCCGATAAAAGAAATTTTTATACTGCTCTTTACCATTCTATGATTTCTCCGAATTTGATTTCCGATGTTACAGGAGAATATATTGTAGAAGGGAAAAAATATGATTCTAAAATTGATCAGTACAGTAACTTTTCCACATGGGATACCTACCGGGCAGTGCATCCATTAATGGCAATTGTAGAGCAGAAAAAAACTGCCGATTTTGTGAATTCTCTTTCGTCACGCTTCACCCACTCGAAAGTAGGTTTACCTGTTTGGGAATGCCTTGGGCACGATAATGTGTGTATGATTGGTTATAGTACGGTTTCTGTTATGTCCGATGCTATTATGAAAGATATTGCAGGTATAGATACCCAATCGGCTTACGATGCCATGAGAGCTGCTTCCTTTAATCTTGAAAAACACAGTAACAGCTACGATGTAAATGGAATGAATTACTATATCGATATGGATTTTGTACCTGGAGAAATTGGCAGTTCTGTCTCGAAAACTACCGAGTACAACTATTACGATTGGTGTTTGAGTCAGGTGGCGCAAAAACTTGGTAGATTGGATGATATTTACATGTATATGCAAAGATCGAAAGGTTATAGAAACTTGTTTGATGAGAAAACAGGATACCTTCTGCCGAAATTACAAAATGGTAAATTAGTTAGTGTAGATAAATCAAAATGGGATGCTTTGGTACACAATTATGTATCTGGAAATATCTGGGGATATTCTTCTTATGTACCTCACGATATGGGATATTTAATGCAGCTGCATGGTGGTAAAGAGCAATTTGCTTCTTGGCTAGATGCTATTTTTGCCGATAATTCAGAAATTGGAGGTTCGCAACATGTTGATATTTCTGGTTTTATTGGGAAATACGGACATGGTGATGAGCCTTCGCACCAAATGCCATACTTGTATGTTTATGCTGGTCAAGCATCGAAAACCCAAAAATTAGTTAGAGATATTCTTTCTCGTTTTTATCACGATAATCCTGCTGGTTTGGACAATAACGATGATTTGGGACAAATGTCGTCATGGTATATTTTCGGATCACTGGGATTTTACCCAGTATGTCCGGGAAGCAATCAGTATCAGATAGGATCTCCTGCTTATAAAAAGGCAAGTATCAATCTTGAAAATGGCAATACTTTTAACGTAATCGCAAATAATAATTCCGATAAGAATGTTTACATCCAATCTGCTAAACTAAATGGTAAAGAATATACAAGGCCATTTATTACTTATAATCAGATAAGTAATGGTGGAAAATTGGTATTTGAAATGGGAAGTAAACCCAATAAAACATGGGGAAATGCAGAAGCTGACCTTATAGAAATATTGGGAACGAAATCTATCGGAGAATATAAATTACAGGAAGAAAAGCAAGTTTTAATGCCTTATACCAAGGATAAAACTTTCAGTTTTGAAGCTAATAAAAAGCTTGAGCTGATATGTGGTACAAGTGGTGCCGAGATTAGATACACAACCGATGGTTCGGAGCCTGATTTGAATTCGAAGAAATATCGGAAGCCAATTTATATTAATAAAGATGTATCGATTAAAGCAAAAGCCTATAAAAAAGGATTAAAAGAGAGTGCTGTTGCTCAGGTAAATTACCTAAAAGGCATACCCTATAATGCTAAAACAGCTTATCCAAAAGTAAGTGTTGAAGGCAATGATATTGGATATGGAAATAAAAGTGGAGTGCAACTAATTGATGGTGGATTTGGTTCTACAACTTATAATGATGGTTTCTGGACAGGAGTAGATTTGAAAGATCTTAATGTTGGAATTGATTTAGGCCGATTGAGAAGCATTAGTAAGGTAAAGCCAGGTGTTTTGATTTATCCGGGAGCATGGATTTTTAATCCGAAGGATATCGAAGTATATGTTTCAAACGATCAGAAAAACTATCGTTTGGTTAAAACATTTGCTATGGAATCTCCTAAAGATGAAAGAAGATTTATTGTTCGACCTTCTATTAATTTTTCACCTGTAAATGCAAGATATTTAAAAGTGAAATTTAAAAATGGACCGATTCCAGATTGGCACATGGCTGGAGGAAGAAAGCACTGGATTTTTGTGGATGAAATACTAATCAACTAA
- a CDS encoding sugar porter family MFS transporter has product MTSENQNTNKIYLLFIALAAAFGGFLFGYDTAVISGTIGFVKAKFALDTVMEGWFVSSALVGCIAGVVFAGEVSDRFGRKKSLILSGLLFSISAIGCAICASHTELIVYRLIGGVGVGVASMLSPLYISEVSPANIRGRMVALYQFALTLGILCAYFANALLLGSGGEDTVFTEGSLLHTVFVSEVWRSMFGSETIPALLFFCAMFLVPESPRWYASKNRNEEAGAVLAKINGSEAAKLEIKSIKKAIASEGDSAWSMLLQPGIKVAVFVGVALAILSQFTGINAIIYYGPRIMEEAGLQLNDALGGQVVIGLVNFLATIYAIMKIDKFGRKKLMKGGITGMFISLIAVGILFVLEQTQGYLLIIFILTFISSFAIGYGPVIWVLLSEIYPTKVRGRAMSVATLSVWVGTAVIGQVVPWMLDTLSPAGTFFIFALCCLPVPLILKSVPETKGMTLEDIESVWTKSKQ; this is encoded by the coding sequence ATGACATCTGAAAATCAAAATACAAACAAAATTTATTTGCTGTTTATAGCTTTAGCGGCTGCTTTTGGTGGTTTCCTCTTTGGTTACGATACGGCAGTAATATCCGGAACTATTGGATTTGTGAAAGCTAAGTTTGCTTTAGATACTGTAATGGAAGGATGGTTTGTAAGCTCGGCATTAGTTGGTTGTATTGCTGGTGTAGTATTTGCCGGAGAGGTTTCCGATCGTTTTGGTCGAAAAAAATCTTTAATATTATCAGGATTGCTTTTTTCAATATCGGCAATTGGATGTGCTATTTGTGCTAGCCATACTGAACTGATTGTTTACAGATTGATTGGTGGAGTTGGTGTTGGAGTAGCATCTATGTTGTCTCCTTTGTATATTTCAGAAGTATCTCCTGCCAATATACGTGGTAGAATGGTTGCTTTGTATCAATTTGCTCTCACATTAGGAATTTTATGTGCCTATTTTGCTAATGCTTTGTTATTGGGTAGTGGAGGTGAAGATACCGTTTTTACAGAGGGAAGTTTGTTGCATACTGTTTTTGTGAGTGAAGTTTGGCGTTCGATGTTCGGAAGTGAAACCATTCCTGCTCTTTTGTTTTTTTGCGCTATGTTTCTTGTTCCGGAAAGTCCTCGTTGGTATGCATCTAAAAATAGAAACGAGGAAGCTGGAGCTGTATTAGCAAAAATTAACGGTTCCGAAGCAGCCAAGCTAGAGATAAAATCAATAAAAAAAGCAATAGCAAGCGAAGGAGATAGTGCGTGGTCTATGTTATTGCAACCAGGAATTAAAGTGGCAGTTTTTGTTGGGGTAGCTTTGGCTATTTTATCACAGTTTACAGGTATTAATGCAATTATTTATTACGGACCAAGAATTATGGAAGAAGCCGGCTTACAACTTAACGATGCTTTGGGTGGACAAGTGGTAATTGGATTGGTGAATTTTCTGGCTACAATTTATGCAATTATGAAAATTGATAAATTCGGTCGAAAAAAATTAATGAAAGGTGGAATTACAGGCATGTTTATTTCTTTAATTGCAGTAGGAATTTTATTTGTACTGGAACAAACTCAGGGCTATCTGCTAATTATTTTTATTTTAACTTTTATTAGTTCATTTGCTATTGGTTACGGACCTGTAATCTGGGTTTTATTATCAGAAATTTACCCAACTAAAGTGCGTGGTAGAGCAATGTCGGTAGCTACGCTTTCTGTTTGGGTTGGAACGGCTGTTATTGGTCAGGTGGTTCCCTGGATGCTGGATACATTAAGCCCGGCGGGTACATTTTTTATTTTTGCACTTTGTTGTTTGCCGGTTCCTTTAATATTAAAATCGGTACCTGAAACCAAAGGAATGACATTGGAAGATATTGAAAGTGTTTGGACAAAATCAAAACAGTAA